Genomic DNA from Vespa velutina chromosome 6, iVesVel2.1, whole genome shotgun sequence:
ACGACTGTCGTTTCTCATTTTGTTGAAGAGGTAAACTTTGAGCCTGTTCAGCCGTCACGATTGGTTGCAAAGAGAGTAAAGTCATTTTATTCACAGAGGATGCAGCTTCTTCGCCTGGCAACGGAAGCTAAGAGAGGAACaagtatatattctttttattaaccaTATAATTTACGATCGTTCTCAAGATTCCATAATGTGTAATACCTGATTATAGTCATCCTTAGATACTTCGTTATCAGAATCAGCGCTATTGCTGATCCTATCAGTAAGTCTGGAAGACGATTGAGGCATGGCGATGAAAGGTGGTAAGCCGTTGCCAGTCGTGGACGTGAGTGCCGCCGAAACAGGTTTTAAATGATCGGATTGTACCATATTTGTTATCGCTGGGACGACACTAGGAGCCTTCGTTGTCGTTGCTATTGCGATCGCGGCCTGTTGAAATTCTTAGAATTAATATGATTCTGAAATAATTTCTGTTTTTAACAATggaagatgaaaaatttaCCTGTATCCTCTTAGCTTGCATCGCAAGCaactgttgttgctgttgagCCATCATCTGTTGCttctgttgctgttgctgctgatTCAACAACTGTTGTTGCTTGTATTGTTGCTGCATCTTTTGTATATGCTGCTGACGCATCGCTTCCTGTTGCTGATGTCTCTGTTGCTTCAATACTTGCAAAGCAAGAGCCTCCTGTTGAAGCTTTTGCTGTTGCTTCAACTTTGCCTCCTGTTGTTGCTGATACTTTATCATATCTTCTTGTGTACCCAAGGATGGAGCAGCGACCGTTCTAAGAGCCGTTGAATTTTGTTGAACTACCAATCTTTGATGTTCAGATTGCTGACTTATCGGACGACTCATCCCTACTGGCAGAGGCTTGAAAGGAGGTACGACCTGTCTTGCTTTTTGTTGATTATCGTTCCGATTTGTGGCCTATGAATGTACATacgttgataaaaaaagaagttccaCGTTTTTAGATCACCTTGCGAGGAGTTTCATTATCGATAAACTTAGGAACCCTAATTACATTAAAGTAATTTTACATGTAagttatacattaaatatagaaTCGAGATTGGACAAGTGCCTTCGATCATTTTTCTCCTGTCGAAAGATCACGAGATAGAAAGTAGTCCGAGTCGACAAGTATATAAGGGAACTTCACAACAAATTATACAACTTATCCTCTTACGAAAAggtcattttttataatgtttcgCTTAAGAAAGGCATCGTctcatttcatttcgaataatgaattattcattTCTAGTTATGTTCGAATTCTCTTAACGAATTGTACAAGCACATACTCAAGTTCTCATGCCTGTAAATTGAGTGAACATACGTGAACGAAGCTATATCGACATTCACGCACCAATTACTACAAGGTCGATCTgagtatatgtacacatatacttAGATACTTATGTTGTATCTTACAACATgaacgaaatagaaaacaattttatacgtCTTTAgcaatttttgtaaattattattgtcgaattaattttcttttcttttttttaatcctcgtAAAAATTACATACACGAAACATTAAGATTCGATGAAAATTGATGATATCAAGTTTTGTGTTCTCAGTACTTTTCCTGACttttcatattatacataaatgataatgaatgTAATTGATTTGACTCTGTGGAAGTACACGGAATGATGTTAAAGTGAGAATTGTGATAGCCGTGTTACGCCACAAcagaaaggaatatatattaaacacacacacacacgttctTTAAGttacgaaaaggaaaagacgagTTCGAACGGTTTAAAGTtgctatttctttctcgttaaaaACTAATTTCCAAAGGTGGAACAAAGATTTACATCTAATCACAACGATTTATGCGTTGACAAATGCagttacttatttattttcttttctctctctctctctctctctctctctctctctctctctctctttctctctttttttcttcttttattcttttttctttttaagaaaaatgatctttGCTTTACATAacgttttaaattaaatgtaatataacgtGAAATCGTCATGGAAATGACTCGATGGGATTTTGTAACAAATAATCATGGATTTAATTAAGAAGATATGATTCTTACCACGTTTGTGGAATCAACAGAAAGACCAGTCTTTCCTGTTTGtacgcttcttcttcttgcacTTTCCACATTCGATAGGGACTCCCTAAATCCTAGTTCATCACCTACCGTGAATCCTGcaagataaacaaaaataaagaaaaagagagggaaaatttGTCAAAGGAAAGTATTCCTATAGTTTTTCATGTTAATACATAAAACGATTCGTAACCAGCTGATAGAAAGAAGTCGGATAGAAGATTATTCCGTATATCCCAAACCGTAGAAACGTTAGACAAGCAAATGTTACATCACGTTTTAACGATCTTTTATGGAATTCGTTTTgcatgaataataatatcctcttttatttttttttattttttctctttttcttcttcctttttttgtcaaaaaaaTGATCTAGTAGAATAGCGAGAAACTTACTCTCTTCTCAATAACTCGGTCAAGTCAATGTAATGAATAAATCATTTCCATaatcgcttttttctttttttttttatgtttgcgAATGCGAGATTGAAGTAGGTTAGAGGGCAACGCCTGTAAACTTACAAACTGAAAGTTGCAGGTGCGTTTCACGCTTGTACCTATGTAAGTACGTAcctatagtatatatgtatgtatacatatatatatatatatacatatatatatacatatatatacatatatatacatatatatatatacatatatacatatatatatacatatatatacatatatatatacatatatatacatatatatatatatatagatatatatatatagatatatatatatatatatatagatatatatatatatatatatatatatatatatatatatatatatagatatatatatatatacatgtacacattACAGTGGTTATGTTCATAGCCTGAAAATGCATGCTTTTACACTCGACTTGCTGTATCATACGCATCTTGATGAAGTGCCACTTGAGTTACGCTCGCTCACTTCCtataaattttcgaaagttTTCCTGATTCGagctaattttattttatagaatctaattttattttttctttttttctttctttcattgttaCACCGTTAATCATCCTTTAATAATGACGTAAcacgaataatttatatgtatgatatatgtattactttttaacaatattatgtCTACCCTTTTCCGGTGAATTCGTTCGACTGATCTCTATAATTTCGCTGCCACGTGAAATTTGTGCACGTaagatatcgaagaaaaaatgaaataatatcgttcgttgcaatatatgtatacgacaaagagaaagagttacGATTCAAACTTTCTACGTCTATCATCTTGTCGTTGGTTGAGTTAAACGCGTAACGACGATTATTTCTGAATTCTTGATGATTGATGTTTCGCAAATATCATACAAATCTGAgagaatcaaaaagaaaatgtcgacACGGTGATTAATTCTTGTGAgatattagtaataaatattacgtatatatgtgtatatatatagaaaggacTTCAcatgaaattgtttttctcttgataattcaacgtaaagaaaaaatgtaaatgaagagaagaaagaagaaagaaaacaaaataaatgaaatccaacattttttcgataaaatataaataaaacaaaaatcttCAATCTTACGCCATCTCGACGTAATACGTAAGATGATCTTTCAAACGCGATACAAATCGTCGcgttgaaaagaataaaaaagaaatataaaacgaagatCTGAGATAGATCTGGATCGAtgaatatcgaaaagaaagaacctCAATTGTCGGATTGATTCGCCGAATATCGATGCGAACGATCGACGTTTCCACTCACCCAAGCCAAGGAAACCTTTGACACCTCCGAGGTTTCGCACCCGGAAGAGGCCAGATTTTTTGAAGGCGCAGTTAAGCGCAAAACCAAAGTCGGATTGAAAGACGCATGTGCCTAGCGTAGCCCGCCACGTGCAGCCTGCAACCAAATTGGAAGAAAACTTGACGGATCCCCTGATATTTAAACTCAAGCGGGATCCATACCGAtcaaaagtattttcttttattgaatattgaaattttaacaaCTTTTTGATCTGTGCTATTGATCCTCCGTCAGTTGAATTTGTAAAGTCGAGTCTAaaagtatttcattattattatttcaacaagttttctctttttaaccgTCGAATCGtcgttgattttaataatagaaaaggcaaacgatctctctctctctctctctctctctctctctctttctctttatttgtcTCTAATATCTCTTTCACCTGTTTAAATTTAACCGCTGAACAACGAACAAATAGAAGCACAATCTTCTTTACCTTAACAAATTGCCATGAAGGATTAGTAGTTTCTTAAATTGAGATCGGGATCTTCATTTACCGTCTTGCTGCTATTATCGTTCGTAGACGTGCAATAATGTTTTTGACGCGTTCTACCGTTACACGGACAGTTAGACGCGAGCACGAAGAATCAGAAATTACAGTTAAGAATCGCGACGATCGTCTCGATGTGGATCCTTAGACACGGCCTAGACAACACTCTTGGAAATTTTTCATGAACTTTACGCTAAAAGCCAAAGTGTTCCTTCGGTACGGAGATATCTAACTTGGCTTTAAAGAGAacattaacaaaaagaaaaaaaagaagagaataaagaaaacaaaaataagttatttttatctctttatggagatacaaaaaaataatctttttttgtataacaaaaaaaaaattaacaaattttttctgaCGTAACATAAACGTATCCTCATAGTTTGGCATTTAATCGGCTTATATGTACTATTTGAGGCTATAAcgacaaaatatttaatattttattatcaaaataaaaacaatcgctagagtattatttcttatcgttaattatttcttaatagaatattattggTTTAGCTAATAAGTAATGTCGGAATTctcaataaaatgtattagCTTTGCTGGTTCGAACATTACTGTTTTTTACTAAGAATGTCGACATTACTAATTGACCAATTcatatataaacgttataagCAACAATACTTGTTGTACTCTCTTCGTATTACAttgttatgataaaaaaacatCGTTTTAGATATTAGGAGAGCATGAAAAATCTACCGGatttcgaacgaaattttCCGGAATTCATTGAAACCAACATTCGAATTCCGGATCGGAGGTACGTCATTGTGTCATAGCCTAGTGACACACTTAGTGTCTGACTAAACGTTTACATGTTAACCGGTCGCTGTAGATTAATGCTGCAGTATATCGAAACTACTTTCCTAtcgtcaaataataaaatagacatAACAAGTTCGTCGAATACGATCGTTCATTCGATGAAAACGCATCTTGGCTGCACTTTCGCTACTGCCAGCTGAATACGATAGTTTTGCGAATGATATCTCCCCAActcccttctttttatctcgtaCCTTGAGTCACAAGTACTTTTTGGATCttttgaaaaacgaaaagataaatagatagctagaaaatatataacacgACTAACTCAACCTTATaagtaatatacaatatacaatatacatatataatatacatatacatatatatatatacatatacatatatatatatatatatatatatatatatatatatatatattaaaaatatacataactacatgttatattattttcaaatatgagaaagacagagaaaaagaagaaggaaaagaagaagaagaagcgagatcgatcaatgaaaaagattaGTTCCCttaagagatttaaaaaatcgtAGGAAACACCGAGAAAATGTTACAAGATTTCAATAAGCACAGAGAGAAAGTCTATTCGTGATATTgttaaacatattattatattctcacAATAAcagtttctctttattatgaGGTATCGTTATCTTATCAATGAAAAACTATTTAATCGATAGTTTcatatatgcaaatatatagatgtatttttcattcttttcttctcctcgcTTGACAACTTTAATCTTCATCATATCTAATCCTATCTAATTTTCGGTAGATTATATTACATAcctaagaaatgaaaatatataattacttttagaacgaacgaaaggatCATGccatttataatctataattttcattaagtcAATATACCTTTCCCCTACAACATATACGTGTAATTCTCTATCAGTGTTTATGGCGGTTTactcgctttctttctttttcttttagtccCCTTTCGTcccatattttctctctctctctctctctctctctctctctctctctctttctttctctttttctctctacatcTTATGCCAATGAATTGACTTCTGCGTccgataaaaatcgatattctTGCACTTTCTAGTTTATCTGCATCGATGCGTAAATTCGTCCTtatgatatttctattttccccTTCGATGATTCCTTTCTCACAATTGAGTCGTTTCGATCGCAAAACCGATAATATTCCACTTACTATACGGAGTACATCATGTAAACAAGTGAAGAGTGAAAACGAGCtgatatttttcatcaaaacacaaaaaagaaaaaagagagaaaaatatctgTCTCGATGTATCTAAaagactatatatatttttttaaatatctttatttttaaataaaatattttttttgtcttctcttaatgtctaatttttctaaatatcaaTGTGTgcatatgagaaaaaaagagaaaacatcttcgaataaatgatatatctatctttagttaatatcatttaatcgtaattatttattattcgtaattatctattatttgtttatattcgtttatattcgtttatatccTAATCGTTGAATAATAACTTACTAATGATCCTTTACGATTAATCATCCATTTATCAAGGATCgagcatgtatgtatatatatatatatatatatatatatatatatatatatatatatatacatgtatatatatatatatatacatacacacatacaaaattGGAAGGCAAAATAATTAGTAAAAgtaagaagatagaaagagaaatagagatagcgagaaaaatagaaaagttattaattattgatggTCAGAAGAGCGAGCGGTGCGTTCGGTCAATGTGTAAGTTGAGAGTCGATAGCACAGAATCCAAAATTTACAAAGACCCCTAAACCTGACAACTACCCCAAGTATAAGTTATCCTAATAAACATCTTTACAATGTAGATATGAAAGTATGTTACAGATTTACTGTTtgatgatttaatttattgtaaatatattataccacaatcgaaaacttttcaatttcatttatgtatctatcaaaatatttacaacttatatttttatcagtaattattttcctaccttttcataattatgaaatatatttttaaaatgatttaaataaaaaaaattttttaaatctagaagaatttaattgattatgtTTTTTCCGTTACTTCGATTGgcattataataatgtaatatatatatatatacatatatatatatatatatatatatatatatatattatatatatatatatatataatatatgacttAAACCACTTTTATAATTGGAAAGCTTTCGAATCAAGCAAACGTTTgcaagtaaataatatttaaaagtaaaatatcgatttgatttgcgatcaattttttacttaccaatgatgacaaaaagaaataagatcgCAGCAATCTTCATTTTCGTCGATCTTCGCAATCGACGTCACGactgatatttaaaatgttttttgtACTTCCGGAGGACGATTCTTTTCGTCCTTCGATTATATCAGAAATTTCCCGCGCAAAGACGAATGAGTTCACGCTAGTACGGTGGATCGAAACAAACTGACACCTCGTGGATACACTCTTCTAAAGGTAAGCATGCGAGATACTTTCAAAGTACGACCGGTCGATCCAGGGccgtaagaaaagaaagtccTTGTAAACTTTGTCATCATCGATCGCTTCGATAACGAtctatacaaattatatatcattttgtataattaggtactatattaaaaacgatcattcaaatatttttatattcgagtattttttcaaatcgaataaataatcgaaTCTTTCAAATCTTagctatgataataattaaaatcttctttttattttcaatttttatgatacagacaattatatttatatatattcgatttctATCGACGATTAATAAGATCTCGTTAAAAgttgaaggagaaaaagaaaaaaagaaaacaaaaaagaaaaagaagcacaAGGTCGAATTCTCAATATATCTCGATACGTAATtctttagatattatattacgcCGGACCTGTCTTTCTCTCCGCTATCTTTCCTGATGTGACCAAAGACCGATTCCTGTATTTACTACGTATACTGACGTAGCTAAGAGTAAAAAGCTGACATGGTACCGGTGACCCACTCGCACGAAACATACGTTAACGGGATCGTCCTGcgtaaattcgaaaaaaaaacaaaaaaataaatcgatcgtcTGGTGGACCGTTCAAGTCAATGATCGCTtctatcgatttattaatttttcacacGCTTGctcaattcattttttttattcgtttttatttatgttctcGACTAATAAATTGAATCGATATCGgctaaaatgaatttaattatacatataatataaatatatgtatgtatatacatatatatatatacatgtaagtaGGACGACGATCGATGTATTATGTTAAATTCTTCAAGaaattctaaaagaaaatagaaggttgtcctatatacatactaaTAATCGAtctcaattataataatgtctCGACGCCTTCGAAGAGAAAGTTGAAACGGTTCGAAAAGTGAACTCGAACATTTACTTACCTATAAAATCAACAATATAATTTCACTGACGTAATCCtacaatatatgtacaaaGAACATGTTATATATTGCTTTGTCACAAAATGACAACATGATTCACAAATACATGGTTCAAAtatgatgagagagagagagagagagagagaaagaaagagagagagagagagagagagggagaaagagaaagagagaaagaaagatagagagagagggagagagagggagagagagagagagagagagagagagagagagagatatgaaagATATCTTGGTTTGTTGCGAATCACTGATGATTGCTGATAATCGATTGTTATAGAGTGTATCACAAACGAGACTCGCTTGTATCATCTCGATAGCcactttcatttaatttcgatgATTACTACGAGGATCCTggaaattacattatatacttGACCATACGAAGGTTAATCATAAAGGTAGGTCAAGGTTTGTCTACTGCATCACTGTATGATTTTCTTTGTCGATTTGATCTAACACATCCTTTCTCTACTTCCTCGATCATTGACCTTTGCATTGCCGTTAATAGTGTCGGAATACATACACCACGCGCGagcacgtatacatatatatatatgtatatacgtacatatgaaACGGCGCTCATTGCAAGtcagaaaattaaaagatatatatgtatacaataggtatatatgtatagaacgTACAATGAAAGATGATCGAACTCTCTCATCGTTAACGTGATCTCATCAAACGCCAACGATCAACTAATTGTAAATAACACACTAAGAACTTCGCCTAACTACGTCTAAAAGCCAAAACACTATTGACGTTATAGTTACATTAtatgtttattcttttctttttatccattaAATACGACCAGCATAATATTGTGTTCTTCTATAAAGTAacaaatacgaagaaaatttgtaatatatttaaatataaatcttttgcaaagtatattaatttggaatatattattttcatcaatttctaaattttatataatgtctataaccttatatatatatgattatttgtTGAAATGTGACTtttaaagataacaataatttaataaaatgaaatgaaattacatCTTTAATAAGATCTATAAGGATTTTTTGATGATTCGCTAAAATCAAAGACTTctcaatattacaaatatgtatttcgttataatcaatTCAGccatattgttataaattaacaataaatattttatgtcaGAGGGGGGATATGTGGTCGgcactttgaaattttttaaatgataagcCTGACATTTTAAGCAATATATTCTCATATAGTGTAAACATTTctagtaaaaattaaaaaatatttttattaaaatttgtttaccCAATTTTTCActgtaatgaataaaaaatctgTAAtatgcacacgcacacgcacacgcccacgcacacgcacacgcatacatgCCCGAACATACACAAGCATGTGGACATTGAtacacatttaaaaaatatcaaaattcttttctatgagaaattaattaaaattagtaaGCTTTACAAATTGTCTATGCTTGT
This window encodes:
- the LOC124950102 gene encoding probable basic-leucine zipper transcription factor Q isoform X3, with the translated sequence MKIAAILFLFVIIGFTVGDELGFRESLSNVESARRRSVQTGKTGLSVDSTNVATNRNDNQQKARQVVPPFKPLPVGMSRPISQQSEHQRLVVQQNSTALRTVAAPSLGTQEDMIKYQQQQEAKLKQQQKLQQEALALQVLKQQRHQQQEAMRQQHIQKMQQQYKQQQLLNQQQQQQKQQMMAQQQQQLLAMQAKRIQAAIAIATTTKAPSVVPAITNMVQSDHLKPVSAALTSTTGNGLPPFIAMPQSSSRLTDRISNSADSDNEVSKDDYNQLPLPGEEAASSVNKMTLLSLQPIVTAEQAQSLPLQQNEKRQSLPASLPSLAPIQGMETSLKALAEASNITLEALEAAILLRQQQLMQKQMGPSTTSTTTTTTTLSPHVKNKYGNSGATKVMNAPHEYYPVGYDKNFDDNFASRVDLPDTSFYCGDQKHFPGLYADEDLGCMVFHVCALTDDGLIMKSFLCPESTLFDQTILKCNWWFYVDCPASKNLYDSNIPISKSYQLMKALAFFSAYKNHDNAINLNQKKEAYDVIESSAH
- the LOC124950102 gene encoding uncharacterized protein LOC124950102 isoform X2, with the protein product MKIAAILFLFVIIGCTWRATLGTCVFQSDFGFALNCAFKKSGLFRVRNLGGVKGFLGLGFTVGDELGFRESLSNVESARRRSVQTGKTGLSVDSTNVATNRNDNQQKARQVVPPFKPLPVGMSRPISQQSEHQRLVVQQNSTALRTVAAPSLGTQEDMIKYQQQQEAKLKQQQKLQQEALALQVLKQQRHQQQEAMRQQHIQKMQQQYKQQQLLNQQQQQQKQQMMAQQQQQLLAMQAKRIQAAIAIATTTKAPSVVPAITNMVQSDHLKPVSAALTSTTGNGLPPFIAMPQSSSRLTDRISNSADSDNEVSKDDYNQLPLPGEEAASSVNKMTLLSLQPIVTAEQAQSLPLQQNEKRQSLPASLPSLAPIQGMETSLKALAEASNITLEALEAAILLRQQQLMQKQMGPSTTSTTTTTTTLSPHVKNKYGNSGATKVMNAPHEYYPVGYDKNFDDNFASRVDLPDTSFYCGDQKHFPGLYADEDLGCMVFHVCALTDDGLIMKSFLCPESTLFDQTILKCNWWFYVDCPASKNLYDSNIPISKSYQLMKALAFFSAYKNHDNGTVSTKENIDSNVALT
- the LOC124950102 gene encoding uncharacterized protein LOC124950102 isoform X1, translated to MKIAAILFLFVIIGCTWRATLGTCVFQSDFGFALNCAFKKSGLFRVRNLGGVKGFLGLGFTVGDELGFRESLSNVESARRRSVQTGKTGLSVDSTNVATNRNDNQQKARQVVPPFKPLPVGMSRPISQQSEHQRLVVQQNSTALRTVAAPSLGTQEDMIKYQQQQEAKLKQQQKLQQEALALQVLKQQRHQQQEAMRQQHIQKMQQQYKQQQLLNQQQQQQKQQMMAQQQQQLLAMQAKRIQAAIAIATTTKAPSVVPAITNMVQSDHLKPVSAALTSTTGNGLPPFIAMPQSSSRLTDRISNSADSDNEVSKDDYNQLPLPGEEAASSVNKMTLLSLQPIVTAEQAQSLPLQQNEKRQSLPASLPSLAPIQGMETSLKALAEASNITLEALEAAILLRQQQLMQKQMGPSTTSTTTTTTTLSPHVKNKYGNSGATKVMNAPHEYYPVGYDKNFDDNFASRVDLPDTSFYCGDQKHFPGLYADEDLGCMVFHVCALTDDGLIMKSFLCPESTLFDQTILKCNWWFYVDCPASKNLYDSNIPISKSYQLMKALAFFSAYKNHDNAINLNQKKEAYDVIESSAH